The Drechmeria coniospora strain ARSEF 6962 chromosome 02, whole genome shotgun sequence genome has a segment encoding these proteins:
- a CDS encoding zinc finger protein RTS2, which translates to MPKAEVGSTKHLSNKLKSKGLQRLRWYCQVCSKQTRDANGFKMHTQSESHVRQMILVGEDPKKFIDDFSNQFVRDFLQLLKTGHGEKQVHINRFYQEYISNKEHVHMNATKWPSLTEFAKYLGRESICRVEENEEGIHISWIDNSPDNLRRQEALRKKEAQDQGDSHIEQRMIKEQIRRAQEAKAAQGGVQEDEEARNLKRKDGEKITLAFGAKPKARDTEPTLQGASSNESPAAGQAPVEAEKIDGPDKAAASPGVLGGVSMKMGSKPQPKNVFAQTKKKAMVAVSSSKSSKVEEPKKMSEVERIMREEMERKRPAGGSIGFRMPPGKKHRTN; encoded by the coding sequence ATGCCTAAAGCAGAGGTCGGCTCGACCAAACATCTCTCCAATAAGCTCAAGAGCAAGGGTCTCCAGCGTCTACGATGGTACTGCCAAGTGTGCTCGAAGCAAACACGAGATGCGAACGGCTTCAAAATGCACACGCAGTCCGAGAGTCACGTGCGGCAGATGattctcgtcggcgaagatCCCAAGAAATTCATCGACGACTTCAGCAACCAGTTCGTGAGAGACTTCCTGCAACTTCTCAAGACGGGCCACGGAGAGAAGCAGGTACACATAAATCGTTTCTACCAGGAATACATTAGCAACAAAGAGCACGTCCACATGAACGCTACCAAGTGGCCATCTCTGACCGAATTCGCCAAGTATCTCGGGCGCGAGTCCATCTGTAGGGTGGAGGAAAACGAGGAAGGCATTCACATCTCCTGGATCGACAACTCGCCAGACAATCTGCGAAGGCAAGAGGCGCTGCGCAAGAAAGAAGCTCAGGATCAAGGCGACAGCCATATCGAGCAGCGCATGATCAAGGAGCAGATTCGACGTGCGCAGGAAGCCAAAGCCGCCCAAGGCGGGGTACAAGAGGACGAAGAGGCTCGGAACCTGAAAAGGAAAGATGGTGAAAAGATTACTCTAGCTTTTGGAGCCAAGCCAAAGGCCCGGGACACGGAACCAACGTTGCAAGGTGCCTCGTCGAATGAATCGCCGGCTGCTGGACAAGCACCCGTTGAGGCAGAGAAGATTGACGGGCCAGACAAGGCAGCCGCTTCGCCGGGTGTTCTTGGAGGAGTGTCAATGAAAATGGGCAGCAAGCCGCAGCCCAAAAACGTTTTTGCACAGACAAAGAAGAAGGCGATGGTTGCTGTAAGTTCAAGCAAGAGCAGCAAGGTCGAGGAGCCGAAGAAGATGAGCGAGGTGGAAAGAATCATGCGAGAGGAAATGGAAAGGAAGCGACCCGCCGGGGGATCTATAGGGTTCAGAATGCCGCCTGGGAAGAAGCACCGCACGAACTGA